Proteins encoded together in one Triticum dicoccoides isolate Atlit2015 ecotype Zavitan chromosome 7B, WEW_v2.0, whole genome shotgun sequence window:
- the LOC119339540 gene encoding protein ALP1-like: MEDMANEEYSDSEQMVIHNISVVSVFQYVMFGRLLKTPRNTSKLTGAQKTKEWLEGHPVRFYEQLRVDKHIFCLLRDALCERNLLKDTKRMDVNEQLVIFLHTIGHNVRNRVLQDRFQHSGETISRHFKRVLKAINGLRDACITDPANEVPTKILGDERYYPYFKNCIGAIDGTHINAKIKLDKQTPYRNRHGYPSQNVMAVVSFDMTFLYVAARWEGSASDQAVLRWAVTDGGFVVPEGKFYLVDSGYANTPRFIAPYRGDRYHIGSFRGTNRRYSSEKDLFNHLHAQLRNVVERTFGVLKARFPILTRNGGVPYPYKKQVQIVMACCIIHNFIRKVDRDDELFQLYEQEGTEGNVDTGDQHVRGQANVQEDDRVGGERLRADAVAPFLLHLAAIADAEQVEAKGKESGSASRRLFLYLQLGLPQRHLYCLYQF; encoded by the exons TTCTGATTCTGAGCAGATGGTTATTCATAATATTTCTGTAGTGTCAGTTTTTCAATATGTGATGTTCGGAAGACTATTGAAAACACCACGTAATACTTCCAAATTAACTGGTGCTCAGAAAACTAAAGAGTGGTTAGAAGGGCATCcagttagattttatgaacaaCTTCGCGTTGATAAGCACATCTTTTGCTTACTGCGAGATGCATTGTGCGAGAGGAATTTACTTAAGGATACAAAGCGGATGGATGTGAATGAACAACTAGTGATATTTCTACATACAATTGGGCACAATGTTAGGAATCGTGTTCTCCAGGATAGATTTCAACATTCAGGGGAAACAATTAGTCGACACTTCAAGAGAGTTTTAAAAGCCATAAATGGTTTGCGTGATGCTTGCATAACTGATCCGGCCAATGAAGTTCCCACAAAAATATTGGGCGACGAAAGGTACTACCCATACTTCAAG AACTGCATAGGAGCAATTGATGGGACACATATTAATGCAAAAATCAAGCTTGATAAGCAAACTCCATACAGAAACAGGCATGGTTATCCCTCTCAAAATGTAATGGCAGTAGTGTCATTTGACATGACAtttttatatgtggctgctagATGGGAAGGTTCTGCATCGGATCAGGCCGTTTTACGGTGGGCTGTTACAGATGGTGGCTTTGTTGTTCCAGAAG GTAAATTTTATCTCGTTGACTCGGGCTACGCAAATACTCCAAGATTTATTGCCCCCTACCGTGGAGATCGCTATCACATTGGTTCTTTTCGTGGAACTAATCGTCGGTATAGTAGTGAGAAGGATCTGTTCAACCATCTACATGCACAACTACGGAATGTTGTAGAACGCACTTTTGGTGTTCTAAAAGCTCGATTTCCAATATTAACCAGGAATGGAGGAGTCCCTTATCCTTACAAAAAACAGGTCCAAATTGTTATGGCTTGTtgcatcatccataacttcataagGAAGGTTGATAGGGATGATGAGTTGTTTCAGCTTTATGAACAAGAGGGAACAGAAGGAAATGTTGACACAGGTGACCAACATGTTCGAGGGCAAGCAAATGTACAAGAAGATGATCGAGTTGGTGGTGAGCGATTACGTGCAG ATGCAGtagctcccttccttctccacctcgccgccatcgccgacgCCGAGCAGGTTGAGGCGAAAGGAAAGGAAAGCGGCTCCGCCTCACGCCGCCTCTTCTTGTACCTACAATTAGGGCTCCCGCAAAG GCATCTTTACTGTCTCTACCAG TTCTGA